In the genome of Sciurus carolinensis chromosome 3, mSciCar1.2, whole genome shotgun sequence, one region contains:
- the LOC124980614 gene encoding LOW QUALITY PROTEIN: olfactory receptor 3A1-like (The sequence of the model RefSeq protein was modified relative to this genomic sequence to represent the inferred CDS: inserted 1 base in 1 codon; substituted 1 base at 1 genomic stop codon) has translation MQSKSGANGTAITKFILLGLVETQELRPVIFVLFLLAYVVTVGGNFSILAAILVEPKLHTPMYFFLGNLSMMDIAXISVTIPSMLGRLLSHKHTVPHGACLTQLFFFHLLVGVDCFLLTAIAYDWFLGICQPLTYSTRMSQTVQRILVAASWACAFSNALTHTVAISTLNFCGPNVXHFYCDLPQLFQFSCSSTQLNELLLFAVGFIMAGTPVVLIVTSYIHVAAAVLRIHSAEGRKKAFSTCISYLTVVAIFYGSGIFNYMRLGSAKLSDKDKAIGVFNTVINPMLNPIIYSLRNPDVQAALWKVLLGR, from the exons ATGCAGTCAAAATCTGGGGCCAATGGAACAGCAATTACTAAATTCATCCTGCTGGGTTTGGTGGAGACACAAGAGCTAAGACCAGTGATCTTTGTACTTTTCCTCCTTGCTTATGTGGTTACTGTGGGGGGCAACTTCAGCATCCTGGCAGCCATCTTGGTAGAGCCCAAACTCCACACCCCAATGTACTTCTTCTTGGGTAACCTGTCCATGATGGACATTGCATGAATCTCTGTCACTATTCCCTCAATGTTGGGTCGTCTTTTGTCCCACAAGCACACAGTTCCACATGGAGCCTGCCTCACACagcttttcttcttccatttgcTGGTAGGGGTGGACTGTTTCCTGTTAACAGCCATAGCTTATGACTGGTTCCTAGGCATCTGCCAGCCCCTCACCTACAGCACCCGCATGAGTCAGACAGTCCAGAGGATACTGGTGGCTGCATCCTGGGCTTGTGCATTCAGCAATGCACTCACACATACTGTGGCCATATCCACACTCAACTTCTGTGGGCCTAATG ATCACTTCTACTGTGACCTCCCTCAGCTTTTCCAGTTCTCCTGCTCCAGCACCCAGCTCAATGAGCTTCTGCTCTTTGCTGTGGGTTTCATAATGGCAGGTACccctgtagttctcattgtcaCCTCCTACATCCATGTGGCAGCTGCAGTCCTGCGAATTCACTCTGCTGAGGGCAGGaagaaggccttctccacctgtatCTCCTACCTCACTGTGGTTGCCATATTCTATGGTTCTGGTATTTTTAACTACATGCGACTAGGTTCAGCCAAACTTTCAGATAAGGATAAAGCTATTGGAGTTTTTAATACTGTCATCAACCCCATGCTGAACCCAATCATCTACAGCCTCAGGAACCCTGATGTTCAGGCTGCCCTCTGGAAGGTACTCCTGGGGAGGTAG